In a single window of the Coprothermobacter proteolyticus DSM 5265 genome:
- a CDS encoding D-alanine--D-alanine ligase family protein, whose translation MNIVVLFGGTSPEREISLKSGENIAATLRARGHQVETLDTAVPNFVEQLMQLKPDCVFPALHGADGEDGKIQGLLSILHIPYVGSDVRASVITMDKYLTKLVALQSGIPTPSFIYVYDPHLVPDYWDVERKLGSPFIVKPCDVGSTIGLSLVRSASEYEVALEEAFRFSDRLLLEEFIDGFEVTVGLFRLGGDFLVLPPIYVVKPDRIFDYDTKYKPGGAKHVYDLPISVEARERLTSYSKRICKIVGIGGVARLDYIVKDETPYLLEINSIPGMTAESLVPDEVRHAGRDFGEFLEDLIKDAL comes from the coding sequence ATGAACATAGTTGTACTTTTCGGAGGTACTTCGCCTGAGAGAGAGATTTCTTTAAAGAGTGGCGAGAACATAGCAGCGACGCTTCGTGCTCGTGGACACCAAGTTGAAACACTGGACACTGCAGTTCCTAACTTTGTAGAACAACTTATGCAGCTAAAACCAGATTGTGTTTTTCCCGCTCTACATGGTGCCGATGGTGAGGACGGCAAGATTCAAGGCCTGCTGAGTATACTACACATTCCCTATGTTGGTTCTGATGTGCGAGCATCAGTAATTACCATGGATAAGTATTTGACAAAACTGGTAGCGTTGCAGAGCGGAATCCCTACACCATCTTTCATATATGTGTATGATCCACACTTAGTTCCCGATTATTGGGACGTTGAACGTAAGCTGGGTTCACCGTTCATAGTTAAGCCCTGTGATGTTGGATCCACCATTGGGCTCAGCTTGGTTCGCAGTGCGAGCGAGTACGAGGTAGCATTGGAAGAAGCCTTTCGCTTCAGTGACAGGCTTCTACTAGAGGAGTTCATTGATGGTTTTGAAGTAACGGTTGGTTTGTTCAGACTAGGGGGCGATTTTTTGGTGCTTCCGCCCATATATGTGGTAAAGCCTGATAGGATTTTTGACTATGATACGAAGTATAAACCAGGTGGTGCCAAGCACGTGTATGACTTACCTATTTCAGTGGAAGCCCGTGAAAGGTTGACTTCTTACTCGAAGCGAATATGCAAGATTGTAGGTATTGGTGGAGTAGCACGTTTGGACTACATTGTAAAAGATGAAACGCCATATCTCTTGGAAATTAACAGCATCCCGGGCATGACTGCAGAAAGTTTAGTACCTGACGAGGTGCGTCATGCCGGCAGGGATTTTGGTGAGTTTCTGGAAGATTTGATAAAAGATGCGCTATAG
- a CDS encoding DUF881 domain-containing protein: MKRASYWIILLLTLFICFILGYQRSVVARSSYVLTSRKGQLIAQIEQKENDLNRLKEEVQSLTEEVASFPQVTPSTELEVKLAEQEEKLGFSELKGPGIIITLADSKQKPKPDDDPNYYIVHDWQIRNLVRFLLGVGADGVAVNDQRIVFNSEIVCAGPIIIVNGQRLSPPYRIFVVGDPKLLQEKLESFPDLELLKALRDTYGLVFQLETSPSVSLPGRPVEVLMSAK, from the coding sequence ATGAAACGGGCAAGTTATTGGATAATTTTGCTTCTTACGTTGTTCATTTGCTTTATTCTGGGTTATCAGCGTAGCGTCGTTGCACGGAGTTCTTATGTGTTGACTAGCAGAAAAGGACAGCTTATTGCACAAATTGAGCAGAAGGAAAATGATCTGAACCGCCTTAAAGAAGAAGTACAAAGCTTGACAGAAGAAGTAGCTTCTTTCCCTCAGGTTACACCAAGTACGGAGCTGGAGGTAAAGTTGGCTGAGCAAGAGGAGAAACTCGGGTTTTCTGAACTTAAGGGACCAGGGATCATAATAACTTTGGCAGACTCAAAGCAAAAGCCAAAACCTGATGATGATCCTAACTACTACATCGTGCATGATTGGCAGATAAGGAATTTGGTACGTTTTCTTCTCGGGGTTGGCGCCGATGGCGTTGCAGTTAACGATCAGCGGATTGTGTTTAATTCAGAGATTGTCTGTGCTGGTCCTATTATCATAGTGAACGGTCAAAGGTTGTCGCCTCCTTATCGCATTTTTGTTGTAGGCGATCCTAAGTTGCTTCAGGAAAAGCTAGAGAGTTTTCCTGACCTGGAGCTGTTAAAGGCCCTTCGCGATACCTATGGTTTGGTTTTCCAGCTTGAGACTTCGCCAAGTGTTTCTCTGCCAGGTCGACCTGTGGAGGTGCTAATGAGTGCGAAATAA